TGCCCCTGGCAGGAGGCGACATGTGCTGCAGAAGCCAGGAGcgggaagaggaggaaacaAAAAATTCTCGGTTGCTGGAGAGTTGTAGTGAGGCCATGACTTATTTGTTGACATGATCTCGAGTCATATTACGGTATGGCTCGGTGTTACTATCAGAGGGAGAATTGTCTATTGATCTAGAAGTATAGGTGATAACTAAACAATATACAATTATGAGTATTGTTGTTTGACGTCCAACCTTCTTAACAAGCAAGTTGGTTGTCGtccatcatggccatgatccAAGGATCCATGACCTTAACTCGGGGTCTACAAGTACCTCAAAAATCATATGCAGCCAATCCAATTACACGATAGGCCAACAGTGCAGCGTCTATCCAGTGGAAAAAGGCAAAGGGCGGTGAAAAACTTGATACCTCTGAATCTAACTAACCCGCCCAACAAGTGAAGGTCACTCGTTTCACCCCGCCGCGGCCACTTACTCACTGAAATCACACCCCGTCTACCTTAGATTTGGAGATCCAATCTCAGTCCATCTCAACCTAACAAGCACCAAGACCACCTACACTCCTACAGAGACTCTACTGCTTGTCCCTGAACCCGCAATCTCGCGCTCTTCTTCCGGGTCcccccttcccttcccttgtcgtcgtcttattataagatatctccacatcctcttcttctctctcgacttctcttccatctcttcttctctttgtcttcctcttcttcttcccccaCCAACCGTCTCTTTCTCTCCCCAAATCTTTCATCATGTCTCGTCCTCAGAACATTGGCATCAAGGCCATTGAGCTTTATGTCCCTAGCCAGGTAAGCTGAGATATTCCCTCTGCGATTGTTCGCTATCATCACACAATCTTCAATGCCCTCATGTTCTCCTGTTTCTGCTGGGAACTGTTGTCGTTGAATATTGCCCCTCACCAAACTTTTTGGATGGGACAAAAAAAGTCCCTGCGTTATTACTCTCGTGTTCGGGTTCTGGTCGTGTGCCCCTCCATTTCAGATTGTGCCCCTCTATCCCAACACTTGAACGAACGCCTCTCTGATGACACCAAGCTAACCACAATTTTATTTGCTCTTTAGTATGTTGATCAGGTTGAGCTCGAGAAGTTCGATGGCGTTAGTGCCGGAAAGTACACTATTGGTCTTGGCCAGACCAAGATGAGCTTCTGCGACGACCGTGAGGGTAAGTTTCCCCAATTCTTCACCGTCCCCTGAAAGGACGATCTTAGCGCAATGCGCCTATCCTCACCGCGTCCTGGGGAAATCTCGTGATGGCATTGGATCACCGCTAATATGCGATTTCTGCAGACATCTACTCTTTCGCCCTTACTGCTACCTCCAAGCTCCTTAAGAACTACAACATCGACCCCAACTCGATTGGTTACCTCGAGGTCGGTACCGAGACTCTTCTCGACAAGTCTAAGTCCGTCAAGAGTGTTCTTATGCAGCTTTTTGGcgacaacaccaacatcgaGGGTGTCGACACTATCAATGCTTGCTACGGTGGTACCAACGCTGTTTTCAACGCCATCAACTGGGTTGAGTCTTCCGCTTGGGACGGTCGCGATGCTATCGTTGTTGCCGGTGATATTGCTCTCTACGCCAAGGGCAACGCTCGCCCCactggtggtgctggtgccgTCGCTCTCCTGATCGGCCCCAACGCCCCCATTGTTGCCGAGCCCGGTCTGCGTGGTACCTACATGCAGCACGCCTACGATTTCTACAAGCCCGACCTTACCAGCGAGTACCCCTATGTTGATGGCCACTACTCCGTCAACTGCTACACCAAGGCCCTCGATGCCGCTTACCGCGCTTACTGCAAGCGTGAGGCCAAGCAGGCCACTAACGGCACCAACGGTGCTTCCAACGGTGACGACTCTACCAAGACCAGCCTCGACCGCTTCGACTACCTTGCTTTCCACTCCCCTACCTGCAAGCTTGTCCAGAAGTCTTACGCTCGTCTCCTCTACCACGACTACCTCGCCAATGCCGACTCTCCTGCTTTCGCCGAGGTCGCTCCTGAGCTCCGTGACATGGACTACGAGAAGTCCTTGACCGacaaggttgttgagaagacctTCATGGCCCTCACCAAGAAGCGTTTCCAGGAGCGTGTCAACCCCTCTATCCAGGTCGCCACCAACTGCGGTAACATGTACTGTGGCAGTGTCTGGGGTGGTCTTGCCAGTTTGATCAGTGTTGTCGACaacaaggctcttgaggGCAAGCGAATTGGTCTCTTCAGCTACGGATCTGGTCTTGCTGCCAGTTTCCTGTCTTTCCGCATCAACGGCAGCGTTGAGAAGATCTCCAGCGTCCTCAGCATCCCTACCCGTCTTGAGGCCCGCCGCGCTGTCCCCCCTGAGACTTACGATGAGATGTGCAACCTCCGAAAGCAGGCCCATCTCCAGAAGGACTACACTCCCAAGGGTGACGCCTCTACCATCGCCCCTGGTACTTACTACCTTACCAAGGTCGACGACATGTTCAAGCGCGAGTACGCTATCAAGGAGTAAAGATCATCCTTTGAAAATCTAAAGAATCCTTGCTCGAACAACTTTTTATACGAGACATTTTTCGCTTCTAGACTTGGTTCCATTACAGCTATGGACCGGGCAGTAAGCATATCATGAACATGATGACTTCAATGGGAGAAAACTTAGACGCACAGGGAAGAAGAATACAGCGGATGATGATAGAAGCGCAATTCGCGCAGTGGAGATTGACATCAAGGTCCTCTAATTGAGCTAATAATGATGGGCATTATGGCTTGTGGAAGTACTGGGCCCGTCTCTCCTGGGGGATTTACGAGGAAGTTTGTCAAGGCCCGTACCATATAGACCTGGTCATTTGGCGCTTAGAAGAGTTTACGATACTTGgaatataaaaaaaagtatttcAATCGATTAAGTTTTCTCTAGCTTGTGTCTATTCTTCTATCAGCCACTGTGTGGTTGTCAGTATATGTGACATCCAAGAACATGGCCTTCCAAGCCATGTTCAGATACTTTTACAACTATCTTCTATTCATACATAACATAAATAGGGGTATTCGTCTATTTCTCCTCCTTGAACTTCCACTCTCCGTGTCGGTGGAGCATGTAGTCCTTGCTCTGAATGCCTTTCCAGATACCATATAGGCCGCCCAGCGGGGGCTTGCTCTTGAGAGATCGCTTCCACTTCTGTCGTTCTTCCTTTCGcgcttcaacatcaaccttgaccttgtcatGAACAGTAGGAAGTGTCTCGGCGTGATATTTCTTTCGCAGAGCTTCATACCATTGTTGATCGTAGAGCTTCCAGAACTCCTCTTCGTTGTAATAAGTATGAGCATAGAGCCACTTGAGacctccaagctcaacaagcttaTCTTCAAGCGCGCGGTTCTTGGCGACAAATTCATCTGGGTCAGAAGGTCCCCAGCCCCAGAGACCAATGTTCAGCGATGGTGGAGTGGTCACAGTTCCGTCAGCGGTAGTTGTGGTCTCGCCAGTGTGAGGATGGAAAGTCGGAGGAGGTGTCTGCTTTAACGGGCAGAGCCAGAGGGGCCAGATGTTGAAGTTCTCAGCAGTGTAGTCGACAAAGGTCTCAGCAGTCTTGTAAGGCAGGCCCAGATCCTGGACGATGAAACGAGCAGACTCGCCGCTACCGTGAAGAGCGCGGTACAGCATGCGAGTATGGAGGAAATCATCGAGGAACCAGCGGAAGAATTTTGTGAAAGGAACACCCTTGAAGTAAGTGAAAGCAGCGGCGCCAACCCAGAAACCACCGCGGTCATAGCGGAAGAAGTACTCAGCGAGAGGGATGTAATCAAcaggagaggaagaggcagaTTCGGCGGAGACAGTAGGGCCAGCGGAGGGAACGTTGCGAGTGCGGTCTTGGACATGGAGGTAATACCAGGGATCCCATGCACCACTGAAGGTCTGAGGCTTGATATCGGCAGGCTTGTCATCAGTCAGGGTACCAGTAACAACGACGCCGTGGtccttggagaagaggatgccaTCGACATAGTCATTGGAAGGGTTCTCGGTCTCGGCGCGGATACGagcaacagcttcagcaacaCTGCTCGTACGATGATAGGTCGTCTTGACAAACTTCTTagcttcttgaagttgaagctcaagaagcgtTGTCATGCCCAAAGAGCCaacagctccagcagcaccaCGGAACAAGTCAGCGTTCTCCTCTCGCGACGCTCGGACAACCTCTCCATTTCCAAGAATCATCTCAGCCCAATTGACAGTATCATTGAAGAATCCGTGCTTAAACGAGGAGCTCTCGCCAGCTGTGCCTGCAAACCCTCCTCCAGCCGTGATACCAGGAAACTCCATAACAACAGGCGGTACAAGGCCATGCTTCAGCGTCGACTCAACAAGTTTATCCATTGGAACATTGGGCTCGACGAGAGCAGTGCGAGTCGCACGATCGACCTGGAGGACATTTCGAAGGGCACTGATATCGACGACGGGTTTGCCTGTCTGCTGAGGCCGTGTGCTATTCGTGCTGCCGTGGAAGATGCGATATGGCTCACGACGCTCGAAGAAGCCGCGGACGGCTGATGCGATGGTTGTCACAGCCTGCTTGTGGCGCTCCATTGCTGGGGAAGGGGACCCGGGTTCTGAGTCTGGAGGTGGCTTGTTTTGCTCTTGAGGTGAAGCGATCAGCGACATTTGGGATAAAAGTTTGGTGGGTCTTCCCGTGCGGGCCGGTCTCGGGGATCGGAAGTGGTGGAGGCGGAGCCGGAATTGATAATGGGATTGTTTTTAAAAAGAAGCAATCGATGTTTACATGGAAGAATTATTGTTTTGGTTTATAGGGCTCGTGGTACGTAACGTGGGTGATGATCCTATAAGTCTTGGCTTATAGGGTTCCGAGGGTGCCGGTCGTTAAAGTTTCAGTTGCTGGGCAGCTCATGTAAGTCCGACATCGATATGTCAAAGCGACACTACTTAAACTAGGACCTCACCAGATAAAAGTGAATACATCATCATTGAAATTGTAATTTCTGCTATCGAGAAGAGCAATTAACGATATGTAAGTATATTCCTAGCGCCTAGCTGTCAAACAGTATCCTATATGTATCCAATCCATTACATGCGCAATTGCGTTTCAGAGCGCCGTCAAGTAAAGCCACCATTTACAGCTTAGCTACTGGTGTTTCCAAAATGCGATCTTCTAACCCTGTCTTCTGTAAGACCCTCTTTTGGATATCCTCTTCTGAAGCATCACTCAGCTGGTCAAACATCAATGGTACCTCTTCGCATGTTTTCGCCCTTATCATGACAGCACTCGACTCAATGCTATCGGGGTCTTCCACTACCGCACGTATGAATGATGCCCAGCCGTTGTAGCACCGTGGCGTTGCAGGAGCGTTACGCAGCATCATAGCGAAGCAGTGCGGCATACCTTCGTACTCCTCGAACACCACTCGCACACCATCAGCCTCGAGTTTGCGAGCAAGAAACTTGTCCTCATATGCGAGAATCTCCCATCCTGTGCAAAGGTAAATAGGCGGCGCCCCTTTCCAGCTGCGTGCCATGACGAGAGATGCAAGAGGGTGAGCAGCGAGGTCGTCGGCAATGTACATGTTGCGTCGTGGTGGATTAGCTGGCCAGGCCTCACACGGAGGGACTGTCCGCTTTTCGATGGCCTCCGGCTTGGGAAGATAATCACatggcgttggtgttgacatcTCCCATGTTGGGGAGCTTTGTGTAATGTCAAGCCATGGAGAGTTGAGTGCTACGCCAGCTGGCATGGGAACCTGACGCAACTCGCCGTGCCACAGAATTGGAGAGTCATGTCTGCGGAGCTCGAGGATGAGTTGGAGTAACGACAGTGAAAGATTGCCGCCAGCGCTATAAACTCCTATGTTAGTACTTGTGACACACTCAACTTAGACTCCTTAGACTCGAGACATACCTGTCACCAGCAATCACAATATGCTCCGGTTGCACAGGGTCATGATAAGCATCCGGAGGTGGATACAGAAGCGTGAAGTAAGACACAAAAGCGTCAAGCAACGCCGCAGGGAATGGATGTTGCGGCGCAAGTCGATAGCGCACCGAGTAACACCGACCCCCCGTCAACTGCGCCAGCTTTTTCGTTGTAGGACGATGTGTTGCTGGGTCACAGAGATAGTAAGCGCCGCCGTGCAAGTACAAGACTGTTGTTGGCTTCTTGCACTCTTGCATCATGCCGTGATACCTCTCCCGCTCCGACACGTCAGGCAACGGAGCGCCACGGGCTACACCGCTCCGGTAGCCGGTCCACTCggcctcaacatcaacgagaTCGGGAACGGGGACTCGGCAGGTGGAGCCTCCGAGGTGTTCGAGTGTGCTGACGAGGGCATCGCGGATTGATGTCTCGGGAGGTTGTGGTGTGGCATATTTGCTAACCCAGATGTGCCCCTTGATGCCAGAGTCACGGAGTGTAAGTCGTTGAACAGATGATATACTACGGGGAGCTTTTGGTGTGAGAACAACGCGAAGGcaggcgatgatgatggcgcTTCGCAGGTCGAGATATTTGGATGAGTCGGAaaggttgaggatgtgtGCTAGGCCCTGGCGGACGATGAGAGGGAGTAATGGAACAACTGTCCGAACGGTCTCAAGAGT
This genomic stretch from Fusarium oxysporum f. sp. lycopersici 4287 chromosome 2, whole genome shotgun sequence harbors:
- a CDS encoding delta24-sterol reductase, with protein sequence MSLIASPQEQNKPPPDSEPGSPSPAMERHKQAVTTIASAVRGFFERREPYRIFHGSTNSTRPQQTGKPVVDISALRNVLQVDRATRTALVEPNVPMDKLVESTLKHGLVPPVVMEFPGITAGGGFAGTAGESSSFKHGFFNDTVNWAEMILGNGEVVRASREENADLFRGAAGAVGSLGMTTLLELQLQEAKKFVKTTYHRTSSVAEAVARIRAETENPSNDYVDGILFSKDHGVVVTGTLTDDKPADIKPQTFSGAWDPWYYLHVQDRTRNVPSAGPTVSAESASSSPVDYIPLAEYFFRYDRGGFWVGAAAFTYFKGVPFTKFFRWFLDDFLHTRMLYRALHGSGESARFIVQDLGLPYKTAETFVDYTAENFNIWPLWLCPLKQTPPPTFHPHTGETTTTADGTVTTPPSLNIGLWGWGPSDPDEFVAKNRALEDKLVELGGLKWLYAHTYYNEEEFWKLYDQQWYEALRKKYHAETLPTVHDKVKVDVEARKEERQKWKRSLKSKPPLGGLYGIWKGIQSKDYMLHRHGEWKFKEEK
- a CDS encoding hydroxymethylglutaryl-CoA synthase, with product MSRPQNIGIKAIELYVPSQYVDQVELEKFDGVSAGKYTIGLGQTKMSFCDDREDIYSFALTATSKLLKNYNIDPNSIGYLEVGTETLLDKSKSVKSVLMQLFGDNTNIEGVDTINACYGGTNAVFNAINWVESSAWDGRDAIVVAGDIALYAKGNARPTGGAGAVALLIGPNAPIVAEPGLRGTYMQHAYDFYKPDLTSEYPYVDGHYSVNCYTKALDAAYRAYCKREAKQATNGTNGASNGDDSTKTSLDRFDYLAFHSPTCKLVQKSYARLLYHDYLANADSPAFAEVAPELRDMDYEKSLTDKVVEKTFMALTKKRFQERVNPSIQVATNCGNMYCGSVWGGLASLISVVDNKALEGKRIGLFSYGSGLAASFLSFRINGSVEKISSVLSIPTRLEARRAVPPETYDEMCNLRKQAHLQKDYTPKGDASTIAPGTYYLTKVDDMFKREYAIKE
- a CDS encoding hydroxymethylglutaryl-CoA synthase; this encodes MSFCDDREDIYSFALTATSKLLKNYNIDPNSIGYLEVGTETLLDKSKSVKSVLMQLFGDNTNIEGVDTINACYGGTNAVFNAINWVESSAWDGRDAIVVAGDIALYAKGNARPTGGAGAVALLIGPNAPIVAEPGLRGTYMQHAYDFYKPDLTSEYPYVDGHYSVNCYTKALDAAYRAYCKREAKQATNGTNGASNGDDSTKTSLDRFDYLAFHSPTCKLVQKSYARLLYHDYLANADSPAFAEVAPELRDMDYEKSLTDKVVEKTFMALTKKRFQERVNPSIQVATNCGNMYCGSVWGGLASLISVVDNKALEGKRIGLFSYGSGLAASFLSFRINGSVEKISSVLSIPTRLEARRAVPPETYDEMCNLRKQAHLQKDYTPKGDASTIAPGTYYLTKVDDMFKREYAIKE
- a CDS encoding hydroxymethylglutaryl-CoA synthase, whose product is MQLFGDNTNIEGVDTINACYGGTNAVFNAINWVESSAWDGRDAIVVAGDIALYAKGNARPTGGAGAVALLIGPNAPIVAEPGLRGTYMQHAYDFYKPDLTSEYPYVDGHYSVNCYTKALDAAYRAYCKREAKQATNGTNGASNGDDSTKTSLDRFDYLAFHSPTCKLVQKSYARLLYHDYLANADSPAFAEVAPELRDMDYEKSLTDKVVEKTFMALTKKRFQERVNPSIQVATNCGNMYCGSVWGGLASLISVVDNKALEGKRIGLFSYGSGLAASFLSFRINGSVEKISSVLSIPTRLEARRAVPPETYDEMCNLRKQAHLQKDYTPKGDASTIAPGTYYLTKVDDMFKREYAIKE